The DNA segment GCCATCCGCTCCCGATCGAGAACGTCAAGATAGATTTTCGCAGTTCCGATGATACGATCGAGATTCTCGCCGAAGTGCGAGTGACGGCGAAGACCGGCGTTGAGATGGAAGCATTGACCGCGGCCGCCGTCGCCGCCCTTACCGTCTACGACATGTGTAAATCGGCGCAGAAAGACATGACTATTACCGCAATCGAGTTGCTCGAAAAGACCGGCGGCAAGAGCGGAACATACAAAAAACAAAAGACAATGGAGCGTCAATAGCGGCGGCTGCCGGATCGCCCGCGACTCCGCCCTGATACACCTTGGTTACATGAACGGATCCCCTACAGGCAGAAAGCTTCAATGAAAAAAGGACACGTCGTTTCAGTATCGGTCAGCGAGAACAAAGGGATGAGGAAGAAACCGGTTGACTCCGTTCTTCTTCGGGTTGACCACGGGATCGAAGGCGACGCTCACGCCGGCCCATGGCACCGGCAGGTCAGCCTGCTCGCCGAGGAAAGCATCCAGAAAATGAAGGACGCCGGGCTCGATGTTGGATACGGCGACTTCGCCGAAAACATCACCACGCGAGGACTGGTGCTCCATGAACTCCCCGTCGGAACGCGCCTCCGCATCGGCCAATGTTACGCGGAAGTAACGCAGATCGGAAAGGAATGCCATGACCGCTGCGCCATTTACTATCAGGCCGGCGACTGTGTCATGCCGCGCGAAGGCATCTTCGTGCGCGTCCTCCAAGGAGGAACGATTAGAGTTGGTGATGAGATCATCGTTGAAGAGAAATCGGGCGCCTCATGAAACACCAACATTCGTCCATACAATTCCGCGCGGCCGTTCTGACCGTCAGTGACAAAGGCTCGCGCGGCGAGCGCGAAGACAAGAGCGGCGAGCTCCTGGTCGAATTGATCGAAGCAATGGGCGGGACCATCCTGGAGCGCCGGATCGTGCCGGATGAGCGGGATCAGATTGCGTCGGCGTTGAGGGAACTGGCGCGGGCCGCCGATCTTATCGTTACAACAGGCGGCACCGGCATCGCCCCGCGTGACGTCACCCCCGAGGCCACCCGTTCCGTCATTGAGAAAGAACTGCCCGGCATCAGCGAAGTAATGCGGATGAAAAGCATGCAAGTCGCCCCGACCGCAATGCTCTCGCGCGCAGTTGCAGGGACATTGGGGTGCGCCCTCATCGTGAACCTGCCCGGAAGCCCCAAAGCGGTGCGCGAGTGTTTTTCCTTCATAAGCCCGGCTATTCCTCATGCGCTGGAGCT comes from the Candidatus Abyssobacteria bacterium SURF_5 genome and includes:
- the moaC gene encoding cyclic pyranopterin monophosphate synthase MoaC, with protein sequence MTKTRKLSHFDESGASRMVDVGPKQPTRRTARARAAIKMKPDVLRLVQDRKIQKGDVFEVARLAGIMAAKKTSSLIPLCHPLPIENVKIDFRSSDDTIEILAEVRVTAKTGVEMEALTAAAVAALTVYDMCKSAQKDMTITAIELLEKTGGKSGTYKKQKTMERQ